Sequence from the Candidatus Cloacimonas sp. genome:
TTTCATTCTGTTCAGAATTGCTTAGATAATTAAGATAATTGAAGTTGAAAAGATCTGTTTTATAGTCCAAAATTGGATTCATAGTTCCAGTAAACCAGTTCCTTGCTTCCTGAAGAACACCAGAATATTGCATTGTCGCTATTTTAGAAAGAATGGACTGGTTTTGGACAGTTAATTCCAAAGCATCTTGTTGCTTCTTATCAACAGCAGCATTCTTCCAGTTATATTGATACTTCAACTCATTACTATCTATAATGCTGCGAGAAAAAACAGCAGACCTTCTCCCTTTGGGAAAATAGCTTAGATTTTCCTGGATGATATATTTTTTGGTTAATTCCAGATAGTAGCTATAAACAACACCCTTTTGTAGAAATTCAACCTCAAAAATTGAGGACTTATCTTCATCCAATGCAAAGAGAACTATAGGAATTGGATTTTCTTTATTAGTAGATGTATTAATGATAAATTGTCTTAAAAAATTTAGAGATCTAAGCAGATTGGTTTTCCCTGAAGCATTAGCTCCATAAATCATAGCCATTCTCAGAATTCTTAGCTTTGGTTTATCAACTGAAACAACATAATAATCCTCCAGGGTCTTATCACTGGTGGCACGAAAATCCAAAGTTACTTTATTGCGGAGGGAAAGAAAGTTTTGGACGCTAAAGGTGATAATCATTTTATTCTCCTTTAATGCACTCTTTCTGCATTTAATAGACAATTTAATTAGATATAGGAGAATGTCAAGTAATATTTTGCAGTTTTTCTGTAAATTTTATGTTTTATTGGCTTAAATTGTATTTCTAAACTTACTCTCTGCTAAAAGGATTAATGAAAAGAGAAAGTTATGCTTTAAAGTTATTGATTTTTCGTTGGTAGTTGTAAGGAATTATGGGACTTGTCATAAGTTTATCCATACAAAAGAATTGACAGTAAGGGCAAATGTAAAAAAATGGATTCATCTAAGTAACTTGAGATTAAATAAAAAAATAGACATTTTCATAGGAGCAGCGAATGAAACTAAATGGATGTAGATATGGAACGCACCGGGTAATTGAGCCCAAAGGTGTTTTACCGCAACCCGCAAAGGTTTTAAATAACGATATGAGCGAAATATGGGACAACGAAATGCTGATTGATGTGATTCGTTTAAATATTGATTCCGCTTCTTTTCATCAGATTAAAAATAAGCTCATTGCGAAGGGTTTTACAGATTTGGAAAAGGCATTTGCGGAACATGCCATTGATCTTATTAATAGAACTGGCAAACATAAAAACGAAGATACCGGTTCCGGTGGAATGCTGATTGGCAGAGTTGCTGCCATTGGGGATAAGTTTGAAATGAAAGAAGAAGTGAAAGTGGGAGATAAAATCGCCTCTCTGGTTTCACTTTCGCTAACTCCTCTCAAAATAAACAAAGTGAAAAAAGTTTTGCTGGACAAGGATCAAATAGAAATTGAAGGTCAAGCAATCCTTTTCAGTAGTGGTATTTATGCCAAACTGCCTGATGATTTGGATGAAAATTTGGCACTTTCCGTTTTGGATGTTGCAGGTGCACCGGCTCAAGTTGAGCGTTTAGTAAAGCCGGGAGACACAGTTGTAATTATTGGTGCGAATGGTAAAAGCGGAATTTTATGCAATGCCGTGGCTAAAGAGCGGGCAGGAATTTGTGGAAAAGTTATTGGAGTAGTGCGTAAAGAAAGTTACATACCTACTTGCAAGACAACTGGTTGTGACGAAGTAATTTTGGCCAGCGCTACGGATGCCATCACTATTCAAAAAGAGGTCTCTCGTCTCACTAATGGTAAAATGGCAGATGTAGTTATCAATGTAGTAAATACGGAAGATACTGAATTGCCAAGTATTATGGCAGCCCGAGAACGGGGTTTGGTCTATTTTTTCTCTATGGCTACTTCTTTTACCAAAGCAGCTTTAGGAGCGGAAGGTATTGGAGCCGATGTAGATATGATGATTGGCAATGGTTATGCTCAACATCATTCTGAGATTGCGTTGGATTTGTTGAGGCGCAAACCTGTTTTAATGAAGATTTTTAAAGAACGCTATACGGAATAAAAAGAGGATAAAATGAGCAAGATAATTGATCCTAAAAGCATTGCCACTCCCGATGAATGGAATGACTGGCATTGGCAGATAAAAAATCGGATAACATCTTATGAGCAATTAGTAAAATACATTGAGCTTCAGCCCGAAGAAGAAGCCGTTTTCAAAGATAAGGCCTTTTCTTTCCGGATGGCTATCACTCCTCATTATCTTTCTTTGATTGACCAGAGCAATCCTTTTGATCCAATTCGTTTACAGGCAATTCCGCGGATTGCGGAAAGCCATATTTCATCCTCTGATATGGCAGATCCTTTAAGTGAAGATGCTGATGCTCCGGTTCCTGGAATGACTCATCGCTATCCAGATCGGGTTTTGCTTTTGCTTACAGATCAATGTGCTATGTATTGCAGACATTGTACCCGCCGGAGAAAAGCAGGTGAAAATGATGCCCCAATGCCCAAAGATAATGTGGATAAGGCATTGGACTATATAAAAGAGCATAAGGAAGTGCGCGATGTTATTTTAAGTGGTGGCGATCCTCTCACTTTAAGTGATGAGCGTTTGGATGATATATTAAATAAACTGAGTAAAATTGAGCATATTGAAATTGTGCGTTTGGGAACAAGAACTCCGGTGGTTTTGCCGCAACGCTTTACTGATTCACTTTTAGAGATCCTAAAAAAGTATAAATTTGTGTGGCTGAATACGCATTTTAATCATCCTAACGAGCTTAGTGAGGACTCCTGTAAAGCACTTGCCAAAATAGCTGAAACGGGAATACCGATGGGCAATCAATCCGTTTTATTAAAAGGGATAAATGATAATGTGGATGTAATGAAAGCATTGGTGCATAAACTGGTTAAAAACAGAGTTCGTCCCTATTATATCTATCAATGTGATCTTTCTGAAGGGATTAGTCATTTCCGCACTCCCATAGCCAAAGGCATTGAAATAATAGAAAGTTTGCGTGGTCATACTTCCGGATTATGCGTTCCAACTTATGTTGTAGATGCTCCCGGAGGCGGAGGAAAAATTCCTGTAATGCCCAATTATGTAATTTCTCAGATGCCTGGAAGAGTTATTTTACGCAATTATGAAGGTTTTATCACTTCCTACACAGAACCCGAATTCGCTATGCAAGACGAAAGTAAATATCGCGAACTTTGCGCTGAAGAATTCAAATCCAACGAAGGTGTAATGAGCTTAATGCGTGGGAAAAAAGTAGCTATCGGACCGGCAGGGACAAAGCGTCATCAGCGTCGTAACCATTAATAGGAGCTTTTTTGGAGTTTTCCTGGATTTCCGCTAAGCGTTATAAAAACATCGCGATTGTAGGAATCTGTAAAAATGCCGGAAAGACAACCGTCCTGAATTATATTTTGGCAAACAGCAATTTTATCTGGGGTGTTTTAAGCACCGGACGGGATGGCGAAGATGAAGATATTCTGTATAAAAACCCTAAGCCCAAAGTAAAATTACCTGCTGGGTGCATTTTCTGCACGGATGCCAAAACTCTTATCCAACAGGGCTCTGGAATTAGCATTTTGGCTAAAACAAAGTGGCAAAGTGGAAACCGAGAACTTTGGATAGCCAAAAGCGAAAGAAATTTGGAAACGGAAATAACCGGTCCCGCTAATGTTAAAGGACAAATTGCCTGCGCGGAATTAATGTATAAACTGGGAGCCAGAAAAGTTCTGATAGATGGTTCTCTGGACCGTAAATCAATTGCATTGAGCGATGCCATAGATGGCATAATTTTAAGCGTGGGAGCCAGTTTTGGTAATCAACAAGCCATAACGGAAGAACTTAAACGCTTGATAACTTTATGTGAAATAAAGAAATACAACAGTTCAAATTTAAACAAGTTGGCTGAACAAAATAGAATTCTCATTAAGAACCAAAGCCGATGGCAAACGACCGACTTAACTTCGTTAATTGGCAATGAAGAAAAGCTGCTGGAACTGATTGAGACAATGAAAAATCCTACTCATCTTTATCTTCCCGGTGCCTATACCAGCGTTGTAAATAATAAGTTAGGAAAACGGTTAAAAGGTATGCAGCTGATTTTCCGTCACCCGGAATGTATCAAACTTAGCAGTAACGAGCTTGAGAACTTTTTAACTGACCATAATCCTCTTGCCTTAATTCCTTTTAAAGTGAAAGCCATCTTTCTAAATCCCAAAGGAATTGGAAGTAATGATCTTGATGCGGATGAATTTCATCAAAATTTACGGAGCGTTTTTAAGAACTATCCCTTATTGGATGTGATGGAGATATAAGTGGCAGATCGTGATTCCATAACTCGAGTAACTGTTAATTTGGGTTTATTCTCCAATATCTTATTATCGATTATCAAAACTTGTGTAGGCATTGTTGGCCACAGTGCCGCTCTTTTAGCTGATGGGATAAATTCCTCTTCTGATGTTGTTTATTACATTGCAGTTAAGATATTTATGAAGCAAGCTCAAAAACCAGCTGATGTAGAACATCCTTATGGCCATCGCCAGTTGGAATCCATTTCTGCAATTGTAGTTGGCGCTTTCATCCTTACCACTGGAATTGCCATTTTTTGGGAATCCATCAATAAGGTCTATGACATCCTTGCCAACATTGAAACTGGACATTCTGCTTCCTATTGGGCATTAGTTATTGCGATCTTTACCTTTTGTTTGAAGATTTTCCTTTATACCTATACTCGCAAAAACATACCTAAAACTAATAACCCAACTCTAAAGGCATTGGCAAATGATCATTTAAATGACATAATGGCATCCATAGCTGTGGTTGTTGGTGTCCTATTAGGTCGGATTGGTTATTATTGGATGGATCCAGCTGCCGGAGCAGTAGTAGCGATATATATTATTAAAACGGGAATTGAAATTATTATGGAGTCCTCAAGGGAGCTTATGGATTATCTTCCGGATGAAGATTTTAGCCGTGAAATACAAGCTGAGGCATTAGCCGTGGAAGGAGTTCGTAGTATTGAAGAGCTTGGTATCCATCGTTTTGGTCCCTATTATACAGTTAATATGACAATTACGGTGGATGGAAATATTACTGTGGATTGTGGCAATGCAATTTCCGATAAAGTAGAACAAAGTTTAATGCATAAATTCAGTACAGGTTTAAGACAGGTTCATATTCACTATCATCCTTATCTTGCTAAAAGTTCAAGTTCCGATAGTGATATTAATGCAGAACCACCAGAGGGTAGCATAGGATGAATTGGGGGAAGAATATACTTTTTCTCCTTATTTTATCATTACTTGGCACTTTCTGCCTGATCAGCTTACTCGGACTCAATCCTGAAAAATCATCTGCGCCCGAAAGAGTAAATCCAAAACCCGTTGAACCTTGGATTGTGGAAACCATTCCTCCCGGAGGCAGCATATTTTCGGTATTGGCAAAACAAAATGTTCCTCTTTCGGAAATTGGTTTGCTGGCTTTTGAATTTGGTGATTATATTGATGTATCAACTATTCAACCCGGAGATACGCTAAAAGTATTACTATCAGAAGATAAACAGCACATAAAGAAACTGATGTTTGTGCAGGAACCAACTACGCGTCATCATTTTACGGTTAGTGGTGATTCTCTTGTTTACCAGCTTGAGGCCTTACCGGTTAAAAAAACAAAACGCATCATTGAAGGAACTATCCAATCAACTTTGGATGCCACTTTGCTAAAAATGGGTTTTGCACCTCAAGATAAACAGGCAATCAATAATGGTTTGGAAACAGAAATAAATTTTGCCCGCGATGCGCGTAATGGAGATAAATTTAAGGTTTTCGTGGAAGAACGCATTTTTGAAGGCAAAACATTACCTGGTATAAAGATCTTCTATGTTCAATACACAGGCGAACGAACTGGAACTTGTGAACTTTTCCGTTATGAGGATGCGGAAGAAAATTCCGTTTTGAACGGTCTTTATACCAGGGAGGGGAAAAGCTGTTACAGCAATGGAGTTGGTTTTCCTCTTTCCGTAATTCATATTGTTTCTGGTTTCGGCAGACGCCTTGATCCTTTTTTTGGCCGTTGGGCTAATCATCAGGGAGTAGATTATCGTGCTCACTTTGGAACTCCTGTTTATGCTGTTTCCAATGGAACAGTTATTAGTGCAGGTTATGATGGTGGTTGGGGAAATGAAATCAGGATTACACACCCCAGCGGGCTTACTTCTCAATATGCGCATCTTGCTTCTCTCAATGTTCAGAGAGGCCAATCTGTTAAAAAAGGACAAGTTATAGGCAGGGTAGGAGCTACGGGTAGAGCAACGGGAGCTCATTTACATTTTGGTTTGTTAAATGGCGCAAGATATATCAATCCTTCCAATTTAAAAATGGTGGGAACGGAAAAACTGAACCCAACTCAGCTAAAAAGATTTCAAAATCAGCAACAGACAATTCTGCAGGAAATGGAAAACTTGTTACATCCCAAACCTGTAGTTGCCAGAAACTAAAATAGAAAGCTGCTAAAGGGATCATCTAAATTTTTATATACAAGCATAAAATTAGCAACTACATAGCTTCAAAGCTGCGTTGCCAAAATTACCAATACCGTAAAGCACAGCAAACAAAGTAAATCCCTATAGCTGAAGCTTTGTCTGTATAGCTTTGTGCGTTTACCTGGGCTTCTAAAACCTCTCAATTCCAAAGCAATGGCAGATGTTTCACTATTTCTGAGCAATTCAGCTAAAGTCGTAAGAGACAGTTGTTTATAAACCTGTAGTCGTTTTGCCAAGGGTAAATTTGAAGTATCAATTCCGCGCAGTTTGAGACCTGTTAGAAATCCTTTTAACTGAGCTAAAAACTTCGGAACAAGATGAATGGCATAAGCAAGCATAAAAGAAAGTTCTTCCGGTAAATGAATGGAGGAAAATGCTTTGGAAAATTCCGGATAATCCATAACTGCCAATGACTTCGCACAATATATAACAGTTAATAACCGCAAAGCCAACTGAAGAGAAATTATAATTGCTTCTTCGCTTATTTTTATTATTCCATAAGACCAAAGCAAGGTTCCACTTCGTCTGAAAACAATTTGGAAAAAAGTTAAAATCAATAAAAATGGTAAAGTATGCCACAGTGTTTTGCACACTTTTATCATACGGTTCTTCATCCTAAATACGGCAAACATTGAAGCCAGCAAAGTGATAAATAAGAGAGGCAATGGTTTTTTAACGATAAAAACACAAGTGGATAATAACAAAACCAGCAAAATATGCGTAAGCGGATGCAATGCCTTCTTTATCATCTATTTTCTTCCCTCAAGGACTTGTTTTCGATGATTAGAACTTTATCAAACATTTCTTGGTGTTCTTCCAAAGAGTGAGAAACAATAAGCATTCCGGGATAATGTTCACTTTTATATTGCAGCAATTTAATCAGTTTATCACTGGCATTTTCATCCAAAGAAGCAAATGGCTCATCCAATAACCAAAATTTAGAAAACAAATAAGGCAGTATTTGTTGCGAAACCATTTTTTGCTGTCCAGAAGAAAGTTCCGTAAACAAAGGGTCATCTTTTAACTCTAAATTCGGCAGGTTTTCAATCGCAATCTGCCAGAATAGCCAGTTTTGAGCAACGCTAATTCCCAAAAGGTTTTCTTTCGTAATCTGGCTTTGGTAATAGGCATAATTAAAATTTTGGCAGTTTACACCACTTTGCATTGGTTTTCCGCTTAGGTAAATTTTTCCTTCCGTGGCTGTCAGCAAGCCCGTTAAGAGTTTCAGCAAGGTGCTTTTCCCTGCTCCATTACTACCTTTTAAAAGGATGTTATCTTTGCCGTGAATGTCATAAGAAAGATTTTCAAACAGAGGTTCTGATTCAGAATAAGCAAAACTAAGCTTATCAATCTGAAACAGAACATCTACAGGAGACATTATTGGTTGCTTTATGTTTTTTACATTACTTAAATGGTTATCTTCCAATAAGGAATCAGCTATTTTAAGCGGTTGCGTTTTTGCTGCCAAGGTTAGGGAAAAATCAGCAAATTCGTCTATGATCGGATTGTGTTCGGCAATTACGATTATTTTTCCTTGTTCTTTCTTAGTTTTAAGCCAATTTAGGATCAAGTTCATAGCCCTATTGTCCAATCCGTTTAAGGGTTCATCCAAAAGCAATATGGGAGGATCAATAGTTTCGGCAACCGCGCAGAGCAACATTTTCTTTTCTCCTCCGCTCAAAGTGGAAGGGTCTCTGTTTAAAAATTGGGTAAGTCCAAATTGTTCGGTTGCCAAGAGTATTTTTTGCTGTATAATATCTTCAGGTACAGCTTTATTTTCCAGCGCAAAAGCAAGCTCAGATATGCAATTAGGGAAAAATAATTGAGCTTCCGCATCGCTTAACTGATACCATAAATAATGAAATTTTTCGGCAAGGGGGATTGTCTGTAAGTTAATATTATCCATCAATATGCTACCTTTTGTCTTAGCTTTTACATATTCTGGAATAATACCACTGATAGCATTTAACAGAGAAGTTTTTCCGCTTGCATTAGGACCTTTGATATGGAAGATAGTTCCTTCCGGAATTTCGATAGTTATGCCTTCCAGCAAGTTCCGGTCGGAGAAGGAAATGCCAAAATCCTTTAAGATAAGCATCAAAAAATCTCGAAGTAAAGCGCTCCCCTAAAGACCTGTGGTTCAGCTAAAGCATCCGTAAAATTCATTATTTCCATA
This genomic interval carries:
- a CDS encoding ATP-binding protein; this translates as MIITFSVQNFLSLRNKVTLDFRATSDKTLEDYYVVSVDKPKLRILRMAMIYGANASGKTNLLRSLNFLRQFIINTSTNKENPIPIVLFALDEDKSSIFEVEFLQKGVVYSYYLELTKKYIIQENLSYFPKGRRSAVFSRSIIDSNELKYQYNWKNAAVDKKQQDALELTVQNQSILSKIATMQYSGVLQEARNWFTGTMNPILDYKTDLFNFNYLNYLSNSEQNEKYKPLYLELLKRADFLIEDFIIEEKRISMAELFHGLSAVFETNDATQENNRKREEITSLKTEFTHKTSSGTYVLNYNMESMGTQRYFGLIGILFELIYKNRIVPIDEIESSLHIDLIIHFITTFLRKESRGQLIFTSQNTALLKEKDILRRDAIWITEKNEDGGTSLTSVSEYPVRKEHSIESIYRKGLIGGLPNLGTTLLEDENETKGK
- a CDS encoding zinc-binding dehydrogenase, with product MKLNGCRYGTHRVIEPKGVLPQPAKVLNNDMSEIWDNEMLIDVIRLNIDSASFHQIKNKLIAKGFTDLEKAFAEHAIDLINRTGKHKNEDTGSGGMLIGRVAAIGDKFEMKEEVKVGDKIASLVSLSLTPLKINKVKKVLLDKDQIEIEGQAILFSSGIYAKLPDDLDENLALSVLDVAGAPAQVERLVKPGDTVVIIGANGKSGILCNAVAKERAGICGKVIGVVRKESYIPTCKTTGCDEVILASATDAITIQKEVSRLTNGKMADVVINVVNTEDTELPSIMAARERGLVYFFSMATSFTKAALGAEGIGADVDMMIGNGYAQHHSEIALDLLRRKPVLMKIFKERYTE
- the ablA gene encoding lysine 2,3-aminomutase yields the protein MSKIIDPKSIATPDEWNDWHWQIKNRITSYEQLVKYIELQPEEEAVFKDKAFSFRMAITPHYLSLIDQSNPFDPIRLQAIPRIAESHISSSDMADPLSEDADAPVPGMTHRYPDRVLLLLTDQCAMYCRHCTRRRKAGENDAPMPKDNVDKALDYIKEHKEVRDVILSGGDPLTLSDERLDDILNKLSKIEHIEIVRLGTRTPVVLPQRFTDSLLEILKKYKFVWLNTHFNHPNELSEDSCKALAKIAETGIPMGNQSVLLKGINDNVDVMKALVHKLVKNRVRPYYIYQCDLSEGISHFRTPIAKGIEIIESLRGHTSGLCVPTYVVDAPGGGGKIPVMPNYVISQMPGRVILRNYEGFITSYTEPEFAMQDESKYRELCAEEFKSNEGVMSLMRGKKVAIGPAGTKRHQRRNH
- a CDS encoding cation diffusion facilitator family transporter, with the protein product MADRDSITRVTVNLGLFSNILLSIIKTCVGIVGHSAALLADGINSSSDVVYYIAVKIFMKQAQKPADVEHPYGHRQLESISAIVVGAFILTTGIAIFWESINKVYDILANIETGHSASYWALVIAIFTFCLKIFLYTYTRKNIPKTNNPTLKALANDHLNDIMASIAVVVGVLLGRIGYYWMDPAAGAVVAIYIIKTGIEIIMESSRELMDYLPDEDFSREIQAEALAVEGVRSIEELGIHRFGPYYTVNMTITVDGNITVDCGNAISDKVEQSLMHKFSTGLRQVHIHYHPYLAKSSSSDSDINAEPPEGSIG
- a CDS encoding M23 family metallopeptidase; translation: MNWGKNILFLLILSLLGTFCLISLLGLNPEKSSAPERVNPKPVEPWIVETIPPGGSIFSVLAKQNVPLSEIGLLAFEFGDYIDVSTIQPGDTLKVLLSEDKQHIKKLMFVQEPTTRHHFTVSGDSLVYQLEALPVKKTKRIIEGTIQSTLDATLLKMGFAPQDKQAINNGLETEINFARDARNGDKFKVFVEERIFEGKTLPGIKIFYVQYTGERTGTCELFRYEDAEENSVLNGLYTREGKSCYSNGVGFPLSVIHIVSGFGRRLDPFFGRWANHQGVDYRAHFGTPVYAVSNGTVISAGYDGGWGNEIRITHPSGLTSQYAHLASLNVQRGQSVKKGQVIGRVGATGRATGAHLHFGLLNGARYINPSNLKMVGTEKLNPTQLKRFQNQQQTILQEMENLLHPKPVVARN
- a CDS encoding energy-coupling factor transporter transmembrane component T; the protein is MIKKALHPLTHILLVLLLSTCVFIVKKPLPLLFITLLASMFAVFRMKNRMIKVCKTLWHTLPFLLILTFFQIVFRRSGTLLWSYGIIKISEEAIIISLQLALRLLTVIYCAKSLAVMDYPEFSKAFSSIHLPEELSFMLAYAIHLVPKFLAQLKGFLTGLKLRGIDTSNLPLAKRLQVYKQLSLTTLAELLRNSETSAIALELRGFRSPGKRTKLYRQSFSYRDLLCLLCFTVLVILATQL
- a CDS encoding ATP-binding cassette domain-containing protein; its protein translation is MLILKDFGISFSDRNLLEGITIEIPEGTIFHIKGPNASGKTSLLNAISGIIPEYVKAKTKGSILMDNINLQTIPLAEKFHYLWYQLSDAEAQLFFPNCISELAFALENKAVPEDIIQQKILLATEQFGLTQFLNRDPSTLSGGEKKMLLCAVAETIDPPILLLDEPLNGLDNRAMNLILNWLKTKKEQGKIIVIAEHNPIIDEFADFSLTLAAKTQPLKIADSLLEDNHLSNVKNIKQPIMSPVDVLFQIDKLSFAYSESEPLFENLSYDIHGKDNILLKGSNGAGKSTLLKLLTGLLTATEGKIYLSGKPMQSGVNCQNFNYAYYQSQITKENLLGISVAQNWLFWQIAIENLPNLELKDDPLFTELSSGQQKMVSQQILPYLFSKFWLLDEPFASLDENASDKLIKLLQYKSEHYPGMLIVSHSLEEHQEMFDKVLIIENKSLREENR